One genomic window of Psychrobacillus sp. INOP01 includes the following:
- a CDS encoding class II fructose-bisphosphate aldolase, with protein sequence MPLVTGDVILRHAKKNGYAVCAFNVENMEMVQAVIEAAEEKKSPVIIQTSANTVKYASMTMFYAMVRAAVENSPVPVALHLDHGDSRNLALKAIRAGYTSVMIDASKQPFEDNIRHTAEVVEICKPIGVSVESELGTVGGKPGDIEYGADGYTKVEEAIEFVERTGVTSLAVAIGTVHGVYKGEPNLDLELLQTLNSKVNVPLVLHGASGLSEQDIRHCVEFGISKINYATELRIAFSDAVKEYVTSHDNIIDPKLFTKHARETVKQVVMEKMHLCGSSDQVKQTTWWNSQ encoded by the coding sequence ATGCCATTAGTTACAGGTGATGTGATTTTACGACATGCAAAGAAAAACGGTTATGCAGTATGTGCATTTAATGTTGAAAATATGGAAATGGTGCAGGCGGTTATAGAAGCAGCTGAGGAAAAAAAATCTCCGGTTATTATTCAGACTTCTGCTAACACAGTGAAATATGCTTCTATGACTATGTTTTATGCAATGGTACGTGCCGCAGTGGAAAATAGTCCCGTGCCAGTAGCACTACATCTAGACCATGGAGACAGTCGCAATCTTGCTTTAAAAGCTATCCGAGCAGGCTATACTTCTGTAATGATTGACGCTTCTAAACAACCGTTTGAGGATAACATCCGCCACACAGCAGAAGTAGTTGAGATATGTAAACCAATTGGAGTGTCAGTTGAGTCAGAATTAGGTACGGTTGGCGGAAAGCCAGGAGATATTGAATATGGTGCTGATGGTTATACAAAGGTGGAGGAGGCAATTGAATTTGTCGAGCGCACTGGTGTTACTTCGTTGGCAGTAGCCATTGGTACCGTCCATGGAGTCTACAAAGGTGAGCCAAATTTGGATCTTGAATTACTGCAAACTCTGAACAGTAAAGTAAATGTACCACTTGTGTTACACGGTGCTTCGGGACTTTCCGAGCAGGATATAAGGCATTGTGTAGAGTTCGGTATAAGCAAAATAAACTATGCGACTGAGCTTCGCATTGCATTCTCAGATGCAGTAAAAGAGTACGTTACTTCACATGACAATATCATTGATCCTAAGTTATTTACAAAGCACGCACGTGAGACTGTTAAACAAGTAGTAATGGAAAAAATGCACTTATGCGGCAGTAGTGACCAAGTTAAACAAACGACATGGTGGAATTCACAGTGA
- a CDS encoding FGGY-family carbohydrate kinase, producing the protein MKKYLLGIDIGTSSCKVAIFDAEGNVVIQHSTDYPLYYPVEGWVEQDSDEWWQAITISIRYCLEHSEVKSDEIAGIGIAGQGWSAIPVDRDGNSLRKTPIWLDIRAREVMKEYESHVTEEEIFELSGNAWSASYTTPKLLWYKKYEPELYEKTYKFLQSNGYIALKLTGVFSSDRCQNYGLHFYDPVTYTYNEQMAEKFGLPLEKFPPIYECHEVIGTVTEQAAKLTGLCVGTPVVAGGLDAACGTLGAGVVNVNQTQLQGGQAGGVSICLDEPKTHLQLIFSPHVIPERWLLQGGTVGGGGALRWFKQEFGESESFNELTQLAEKIDPGTDGMLFLPYLSGERSPLWNPKAKGLFYGLSFDKTKGHLVRAVLEGVVFSVYHNLLVAKEAGVPIQELDIHAMGGAANSELWIQIYADVTGCQIRVPSSDTATTFGAALLAGVGVGMYDSFEEVVEQTVTIRREHQPNMENKEVYKQAMDLYLKLSSVMNEQIYN; encoded by the coding sequence GTGAAAAAGTATTTACTCGGTATCGATATTGGAACATCTTCCTGTAAAGTCGCTATTTTTGACGCTGAAGGGAACGTAGTTATTCAACATTCTACTGACTATCCACTTTATTATCCTGTGGAAGGTTGGGTCGAACAGGATTCAGATGAATGGTGGCAAGCAATTACCATTTCTATACGTTACTGCCTCGAGCATTCAGAGGTTAAATCAGATGAAATCGCTGGTATTGGTATTGCTGGACAAGGTTGGTCTGCCATTCCAGTGGATCGAGATGGAAATAGTCTGCGTAAGACTCCAATTTGGCTGGATATACGGGCTAGGGAAGTCATGAAAGAGTATGAATCACATGTGACTGAAGAAGAGATTTTTGAGTTGTCAGGTAATGCTTGGTCAGCATCTTATACAACTCCAAAACTTCTCTGGTACAAAAAATACGAGCCAGAATTGTATGAAAAGACCTATAAATTCCTTCAGAGCAACGGTTATATTGCTCTAAAACTGACTGGCGTTTTTTCATCAGATCGTTGTCAAAATTATGGTCTCCATTTCTATGATCCTGTTACATACACCTATAATGAACAAATGGCCGAAAAGTTTGGTCTTCCACTTGAAAAGTTTCCGCCAATCTATGAATGTCATGAAGTAATTGGAACTGTAACGGAACAAGCGGCTAAATTGACTGGTCTCTGTGTTGGCACTCCTGTTGTCGCAGGAGGTCTCGATGCAGCATGCGGCACACTTGGAGCTGGAGTAGTTAATGTAAATCAGACCCAACTTCAAGGAGGTCAGGCAGGTGGTGTCAGTATTTGTCTGGATGAACCTAAAACACATCTGCAACTTATTTTTTCACCGCATGTTATTCCGGAAAGATGGCTTCTGCAGGGAGGAACAGTGGGTGGAGGAGGTGCTCTTCGTTGGTTCAAGCAAGAGTTTGGAGAAAGTGAAAGTTTTAATGAATTGACACAGCTTGCGGAAAAGATAGATCCAGGGACAGATGGCATGCTATTTCTTCCCTACCTTTCAGGGGAACGTAGCCCTTTATGGAATCCAAAAGCGAAAGGACTTTTCTATGGGCTGAGCTTTGACAAAACTAAAGGACATTTGGTGCGTGCAGTACTAGAGGGTGTCGTGTTCTCGGTTTATCATAATCTACTTGTAGCAAAAGAAGCTGGTGTTCCAATTCAAGAACTTGATATTCATGCGATGGGTGGAGCAGCTAACAGTGAGCTTTGGATTCAGATATATGCCGATGTAACAGGATGTCAGATACGTGTACCTAGTTCCGATACGGCCACAACATTTGGAGCTGCTCTTCTTGCAGGAGTTGGTGTTGGCATGTATGACAGCTTTGAGGAGGTCGTCGAGCAAACTGTTACCATACGTAGGGAACATCAACCAAATATGGAAAATAAAGAAGTTTACAAGCAAGCGATGGATCTTTATCTCAAGCTATCAAGCGTTATGAATGAACAGATATACAACTAG
- a CDS encoding galactitol-1-phosphate 5-dehydrogenase produces MKAGVLNAREKLIYEDVETPVPGLGDVLIKVKYTGICGSDIPRVNGDAAHSYPIILGHEFSGEVVEVGKNVKSLAVGDRVAGAPLLPCMVCEYCSNGDYALCEAYSFIGSRRSGSFAEYVVVPEKNAIRFDSSISFEQGAFFEPITVALHGIRRLDFQSGRSVAILGIGNIGFFTLQWLKILGAGHVTVFDISEERLELAKRFGADECINSSDPSFLEQLDGRRYDYVLETAGNTTTIKLTFELVKKKGSVCLIGTPTKELAFSVHEWEHLNRKEFFLTGSWMSYSQDFPGEEWIETAKYIRSGDIKIDESLLFKKIPLSEIASAFEMFKTPGMVKGKILIDSEK; encoded by the coding sequence ATGAAAGCAGGTGTACTGAACGCAAGGGAAAAACTAATTTATGAGGACGTGGAAACACCAGTACCCGGTTTGGGTGATGTCCTTATCAAAGTAAAATACACTGGGATTTGTGGTTCAGATATTCCACGAGTCAATGGTGATGCGGCCCACTCATACCCGATTATTCTTGGACATGAGTTTTCAGGGGAAGTGGTTGAAGTCGGCAAAAATGTGAAATCATTGGCAGTTGGTGATCGTGTTGCTGGTGCCCCGTTATTGCCATGTATGGTTTGCGAATACTGCAGTAATGGTGATTATGCTCTTTGTGAAGCCTATAGCTTCATAGGTTCAAGACGATCAGGCAGTTTTGCAGAATATGTAGTGGTCCCTGAAAAGAATGCCATTCGCTTCGATTCTTCTATTTCCTTTGAACAAGGGGCTTTTTTTGAACCGATTACGGTTGCGCTACACGGCATCCGCCGACTAGATTTTCAATCAGGAAGATCGGTTGCAATACTTGGCATCGGGAACATAGGATTTTTTACACTACAGTGGCTGAAAATATTAGGTGCAGGACATGTGACAGTATTTGATATTAGTGAAGAAAGACTTGAACTTGCTAAAAGATTTGGTGCAGACGAATGTATCAATTCTTCAGATCCATCTTTCCTGGAGCAATTAGATGGTCGACGTTACGACTATGTATTGGAAACTGCAGGGAACACGACAACGATTAAACTTACATTTGAATTAGTTAAAAAGAAAGGATCTGTCTGTCTGATTGGAACGCCGACAAAAGAGCTGGCATTCTCCGTCCATGAATGGGAACATCTTAATCGTAAAGAATTTTTCTTGACAGGTTCTTGGATGTCATATAGCCAGGATTTCCCTGGCGAAGAGTGGATTGAAACAGCGAAATATATTCGCTCTGGTGACATCAAAATAGATGAGTCGCTGCTTTTCAAAAAAATTCCACTAAGTGAAATTGCATCTGCATTTGAGATGTTTAAAACACCTGGAATGGTAAAAGGAAAAATACTAATCGATAGTGAAAAGTGA
- the pfkB gene encoding 1-phosphofructokinase translates to MIVTLTLNVALDQYYHVPGFIKGDVHRAVKNIPSAGGKGLNVARVIRQLGYPVLAVGLTGGHTGQRVVELLDRDQIPHRFTDTGVETRECINIVDENSISTEVLGTGGEISPEVISRFIQDFEEILGEASLVTMSGSVMKGMPVDIYAQLIGMCSKRNIPVVLDTSGEYLVKGIEAAPFVIKPNIHELEQLFGTKLESEEQVITFGNKLLENGIKNVIVSLGEKGALFISKKGVLRATPPRLDIINTVGSGDSMVAAIACSMLNGLEEEQKLQLAIAVSAANTLSEKTGDVSTEMVEQILQQVQVKRIERG, encoded by the coding sequence ATGATTGTCACACTTACGCTGAATGTAGCGCTCGATCAATATTATCATGTTCCTGGCTTTATCAAAGGTGACGTTCACCGAGCGGTAAAGAACATTCCATCGGCTGGTGGTAAAGGGCTCAATGTGGCAAGGGTCATTCGTCAGCTCGGCTATCCAGTGCTGGCAGTCGGCCTCACTGGTGGTCATACAGGACAGAGAGTCGTTGAACTATTAGATCGAGATCAGATACCACATCGCTTTACGGATACGGGTGTGGAAACAAGAGAATGCATTAACATTGTGGATGAAAATAGTATATCGACTGAAGTGTTAGGAACAGGTGGTGAAATCAGTCCCGAAGTTATTAGTCGCTTCATCCAGGACTTTGAAGAAATTCTTGGAGAAGCATCACTTGTCACAATGTCTGGAAGTGTTATGAAAGGGATGCCAGTTGATATTTATGCTCAGCTTATTGGTATGTGTAGCAAGAGGAATATCCCTGTTGTACTTGACACTAGCGGAGAATATTTGGTGAAAGGCATAGAGGCCGCGCCATTCGTGATCAAACCCAACATTCATGAATTGGAGCAATTATTTGGTACAAAATTGGAATCAGAAGAACAGGTAATCACTTTTGGAAACAAATTATTAGAGAATGGAATCAAAAATGTGATTGTATCCCTTGGAGAGAAGGGGGCACTCTTCATCAGCAAAAAAGGCGTCCTTCGCGCTACTCCACCAAGGCTAGATATTATAAATACAGTTGGTTCAGGCGATTCAATGGTGGCGGCTATAGCATGTTCCATGCTGAATGGTCTTGAAGAGGAGCAGAAGCTTCAGTTAGCAATAGCGGTATCGGCAGCCAATACGCTTTCGGAAAAAACAGGCGATGTTTCAACTGAAATGGTTGAACAGATCCTTCAGCAAGTACAAGTAAAAAGAATAGAGAGGGGATGA
- a CDS encoding SDR family oxidoreductase — MEILEKLFSLKNKTVLITGGARGIGKTVGEHLAAAGANIVIFDINGESAEQTAKEIAQNYDCKTFSLQVDVTDYDAVKKALEDSVKQMGSIELLFNNAGIVIQKPVIETSPEEWLKVIDVNLNGVFYVAQLFGKYLIENGIKGSIVNTASMSGIIVNYPQLQASYNTSKAGVTQLTKSLAYEWAEQGIRVNCISPGYIFTELTSFVREDWRKQWAELTPMKRLGKPEELVGAVIYLLSDSASFVTGSEFVIDGGFTII; from the coding sequence ATGGAAATACTTGAGAAATTATTTTCATTAAAAAATAAAACTGTTTTGATTACCGGAGGAGCGCGTGGAATCGGTAAAACAGTCGGGGAACATTTGGCGGCAGCGGGCGCAAATATAGTTATCTTCGATATTAACGGAGAGTCTGCTGAACAAACAGCAAAAGAAATTGCACAAAACTATGACTGTAAGACTTTCTCACTACAAGTAGATGTAACAGATTATGATGCAGTGAAAAAGGCTTTGGAAGACTCGGTTAAACAAATGGGTTCAATTGAACTTCTTTTCAATAATGCAGGTATTGTCATACAAAAACCTGTTATTGAAACTAGTCCAGAAGAGTGGCTAAAGGTCATTGATGTCAATTTAAATGGTGTCTTTTATGTGGCTCAATTATTCGGGAAATATCTTATCGAGAACGGTATTAAAGGTTCGATTGTCAATACTGCTTCCATGTCAGGCATCATTGTCAACTATCCACAGCTGCAAGCATCTTATAATACTTCAAAAGCAGGTGTCACTCAACTGACAAAGTCATTAGCTTATGAGTGGGCTGAACAAGGAATTCGTGTCAACTGTATTAGTCCTGGATATATCTTTACGGAACTTACTTCCTTTGTAAGAGAAGACTGGAGAAAACAGTGGGCTGAATTAACACCTATGAAACGACTTGGTAAGCCAGAGGAGCTTGTTGGTGCAGTAATTTATTTGTTATCTGACTCTGCATCTTTTGTGACAGGAAGCGAGTTCGTCATAGATGGAGGATTTACTATCATTTAA
- a CDS encoding substrate-binding domain-containing protein: MKANKLFLFTTLILMMLVVAACSSDSNEASGKSGGGEGQIKVGFAIKTQDSPYFVSLVDAVKEYAEAEGWKVTVLDANGDTTKEAENMETFIAQGMDMIFLDAIEPDAVVPVINKAAEAGIGVINLDSGVNADADDITTVYSDNKQNGRLVGLAYAEKMGDEEIVSITLSGAKGNVAGEERRTGLFAGILEGKLGVSEDEAWKLAEELDSQLASSGKASNAEAKFSVVGQGWGAWTREDGLEAAEDLITANPNLTTVLGENDQMLLGAMTALKNAGIDNVDIVAAADGALEAYDLIKEGKYFATGENSPYKVAKLGVKIAKEIIVDGKDPESYEEITLTEPAAVTKDNVDDYYDFGF; encoded by the coding sequence TTGAAAGCAAATAAATTATTTCTCTTTACAACTCTAATTCTTATGATGTTAGTAGTTGCAGCATGTAGTTCTGATTCAAATGAAGCAAGTGGTAAATCTGGTGGTGGGGAAGGTCAGATTAAAGTCGGTTTTGCTATTAAGACACAGGATTCACCTTATTTTGTTTCACTTGTAGATGCAGTTAAAGAGTATGCGGAAGCTGAAGGATGGAAAGTAACAGTTCTAGATGCAAATGGGGACACAACAAAAGAAGCAGAGAATATGGAAACATTTATTGCTCAAGGAATGGACATGATTTTCCTAGATGCAATTGAACCAGATGCAGTAGTTCCAGTCATCAATAAAGCTGCTGAAGCAGGCATTGGTGTTATCAACCTGGACAGCGGTGTTAATGCAGACGCTGATGATATTACAACTGTTTATTCTGATAACAAGCAAAATGGACGTTTAGTTGGGCTTGCTTACGCGGAAAAAATGGGTGATGAAGAAATCGTATCAATCACTCTTAGTGGTGCAAAAGGAAATGTTGCAGGAGAAGAGCGTCGTACAGGATTATTCGCAGGTATCCTAGAAGGTAAATTAGGCGTTTCTGAAGACGAAGCTTGGAAACTAGCTGAAGAATTAGATTCTCAACTAGCATCATCGGGTAAAGCTTCCAATGCAGAAGCAAAATTCTCTGTAGTTGGACAAGGATGGGGTGCATGGACTCGTGAAGATGGGCTTGAAGCAGCAGAAGATTTGATCACTGCGAATCCAAACCTGACAACTGTACTTGGAGAAAATGATCAAATGTTATTAGGTGCAATGACTGCTCTTAAAAATGCAGGAATTGACAATGTAGACATTGTAGCAGCGGCTGATGGTGCATTAGAAGCATATGATCTTATCAAAGAAGGTAAATACTTTGCAACTGGAGAAAATAGCCCTTACAAAGTTGCAAAACTTGGAGTTAAAATAGCAAAAGAAATAATTGTTGATGGAAAAGATCCTGAAAGCTACGAAGAAATAACATTGACTGAACCAGCAGCAGTTACAAAAGATAATGTAGATGATTACTACGATTTTGGATTCTAA
- a CDS encoding sugar ABC transporter ATP-binding protein has translation MASNYIVEMNHISKHFGGVKALEDVHMKVKKGEIHALIGENGAGKSTLMKILAGAYAKDDGNIIIDGKEATVSSPKAMIDLGVSVIYQEFMLAPDLSVAENIYIDKLSSGGLFINWKKLRKNAKQELEKIGFGHIDPNQKVGELSVAYQQIVEICKCLAKNSKVLVFDEPTAVLTHSETQKLLELIVKLKESGVTIVYISHRLEELFAISDKITVLKDGKYVGTVDTDSITKDQLVTMMVGREISTLFPERHAVISEEVLRVEKLNVGNHVKNASFSVRAGEVVGFSGLVGSGRTEIMRAIFGADKKESGLTYYLGKEIDIKNPKQAIKLGIGLLPEDRKKQGLLLSQSIRINTTMVSNQTNGWISHRQEKDNVLELLARISTKYGSTEDPADSLSGGNQQKVALAKWLAIDTKLIILDEPTRGVDVGAKTEIYNIINDLAGKGVAIIIVSSEMSEIIGMCDRAFVMREGEIMGEVKKDELTENNLIKLAMGV, from the coding sequence GTGGCTTCAAATTATATTGTAGAAATGAACCATATTTCAAAACACTTTGGCGGCGTTAAGGCGTTAGAAGATGTGCATATGAAAGTCAAGAAAGGCGAAATTCATGCGCTAATTGGTGAGAATGGAGCCGGAAAATCGACATTAATGAAAATTTTAGCAGGAGCTTATGCAAAGGACGATGGGAACATCATTATCGATGGAAAAGAGGCTACGGTTTCAAGTCCCAAAGCAATGATTGATCTCGGCGTTTCTGTCATTTACCAAGAATTCATGTTAGCGCCAGATTTATCAGTGGCTGAAAATATATATATTGATAAGTTAAGCAGTGGCGGATTATTTATTAATTGGAAGAAACTTCGAAAGAATGCGAAACAGGAACTTGAAAAGATTGGTTTTGGTCATATCGACCCGAATCAAAAAGTGGGGGAACTGAGTGTCGCTTATCAGCAAATCGTAGAAATCTGTAAATGTCTTGCAAAAAATTCAAAAGTTCTTGTTTTTGACGAACCGACAGCAGTGCTAACCCATTCTGAAACTCAAAAGCTATTAGAACTAATTGTCAAACTAAAAGAATCGGGCGTAACAATTGTATATATTTCGCATCGTTTAGAAGAACTTTTCGCTATAAGCGATAAAATTACTGTATTAAAAGACGGTAAGTATGTAGGTACTGTTGATACAGATTCTATAACAAAAGATCAACTTGTCACCATGATGGTGGGCCGTGAAATTTCAACGCTTTTCCCTGAACGCCATGCAGTAATAAGTGAAGAAGTCCTCAGAGTAGAAAAACTTAATGTCGGAAATCATGTGAAAAATGCGTCATTCTCTGTCCGTGCTGGTGAAGTAGTAGGGTTCAGTGGGCTGGTAGGTTCCGGAAGAACAGAAATTATGAGAGCTATTTTTGGGGCTGACAAGAAAGAGTCAGGTTTAACCTATTATCTGGGCAAAGAAATAGATATCAAAAACCCGAAACAAGCCATCAAACTGGGTATTGGATTATTGCCTGAAGATCGGAAAAAACAAGGTTTACTGTTAAGTCAGTCTATCCGGATAAACACCACAATGGTTTCAAATCAAACAAATGGTTGGATTTCACATCGACAGGAAAAAGACAATGTCCTGGAATTATTAGCACGTATTTCAACAAAATATGGATCTACTGAAGATCCAGCCGATAGTCTGAGCGGAGGTAACCAGCAAAAAGTGGCGCTTGCCAAATGGCTTGCAATCGATACAAAGCTTATTATTCTTGATGAACCGACAAGAGGCGTGGATGTTGGAGCTAAAACTGAAATTTATAATATCATCAATGATCTCGCAGGAAAGGGAGTAGCTATAATTATTGTTTCTTCTGAGATGTCTGAGATTATTGGGATGTGTGACCGCGCATTTGTCATGCGTGAAGGTGAAATCATGGGGGAAGTCAAAAAGGATGAGCTCACAGAAAATAATTTAATCAAACTAGCAATGGGGGTTTAA
- a CDS encoding ABC transporter permease has protein sequence MSSSAKKFNWKEFIINNNTFLILLLLIVISAMLSDTFLTPMNLRNILLQQAGPILVAIGLLYVILAGGIDLSVGSLMALGATVSALLITDIGLHFSVSIGIAVIVGLLFGVFSGFLVAYTGIQGFVATLATMTIARGIAFVITEGRPVRVEANTIDILVSKDLMYPIIFITILLIIIFTIIQRYTGFGRKIVAIGSNETAVKLAGVRTKLYVMSTYAISGSLAALAGVFIAARSSTGSATVGMGQELDAIAAVVIGGASLMGGRGFVLNTVAGALILGLIGNIMNLMAVPSYPQDIIKGAIIIAAVLLQIATSKKERTI, from the coding sequence ATGTCATCTTCTGCAAAGAAATTCAATTGGAAAGAGTTTATTATTAACAACAATACATTTTTGATTCTTCTACTGCTGATTGTTATTAGTGCAATGCTATCAGACACTTTCTTAACACCAATGAATCTACGCAATATCCTTCTTCAACAAGCAGGTCCAATTTTAGTAGCAATTGGTCTTCTGTATGTTATTTTGGCTGGTGGTATTGATTTGTCCGTCGGTTCCTTAATGGCACTTGGAGCAACAGTTTCTGCTCTATTAATAACTGATATCGGATTGCACTTTTCAGTTTCCATTGGTATTGCAGTTATAGTAGGTCTGTTATTTGGGGTATTTTCAGGGTTCTTGGTTGCTTATACAGGCATTCAAGGATTCGTCGCTACTTTGGCAACGATGACGATTGCACGAGGTATCGCATTTGTTATTACTGAGGGTCGACCGGTACGTGTGGAAGCGAACACAATTGATATACTTGTTAGCAAAGATTTAATGTATCCAATTATTTTCATTACAATTCTTCTTATCATTATTTTCACAATCATCCAGCGCTACACAGGATTTGGTCGTAAAATTGTTGCAATCGGAAGTAATGAGACGGCTGTAAAACTAGCTGGTGTTCGTACGAAGCTATACGTGATGTCGACTTATGCGATTTCAGGTTCACTTGCAGCACTTGCTGGTGTATTCATAGCTGCTCGTTCTTCAACAGGAAGTGCGACTGTAGGAATGGGCCAGGAACTGGATGCTATTGCGGCAGTAGTAATTGGTGGTGCTAGCCTTATGGGTGGACGTGGTTTTGTTCTAAATACAGTGGCAGGTGCATTAATTCTCGGCTTAATAGGTAATATCATGAACCTTATGGCAGTTCCTTCTTATCCACAAGACATTATTAAAGGGGCTATTATTATCGCGGCAGTTCTACTCCAGATCGCGACGAGTAAAAAAGAACGTACAATTTAA
- a CDS encoding zinc-binding dehydrogenase — protein sequence MKTFVVHSLNQFSVEEVPVPEITSKQALVKTLACGICGTDATIIEQSFKGFHTSEYPMMLGHEAVGEVIEIGSEVTSFQIGDLVMLPFTPAIAGNHPINSGWGAFSEYGVVEDVESYDSTEEIPETAYAQKKLPSWISVKEAPVLVTLREVYSAIQHFGIQKGQSIVVYGSGTVAIAFVKLMRLLGIENIIAVVRSEEKGKLLRKFGAEVVIDSSIGSVKKQLLKNNSQGVDFVLDAVGSEAVINEGLSLLKDRGEVLCYGVPKSTALKLNLEDVPYNWNINFQQMPRKEEEGACHEQIIQWVDEGKIILSDFIFATYPFEQITEAFEDYLTGKTNKKIIITY from the coding sequence ATGAAGACATTTGTGGTCCACAGCTTGAACCAATTTTCTGTTGAAGAAGTCCCAGTTCCGGAAATTACATCGAAACAGGCACTTGTAAAAACGCTTGCCTGTGGAATTTGTGGTACTGATGCAACGATTATCGAACAGTCTTTTAAAGGATTTCATACATCTGAATACCCAATGATGCTTGGTCATGAGGCAGTCGGAGAAGTAATAGAAATCGGCTCAGAAGTTACAAGTTTTCAAATAGGCGATCTAGTTATGCTTCCATTTACACCAGCAATTGCTGGCAACCATCCGATTAACTCAGGCTGGGGAGCTTTTAGTGAATATGGTGTTGTAGAGGATGTTGAAAGCTATGATTCTACCGAAGAGATTCCTGAAACAGCATATGCCCAAAAGAAATTACCTTCTTGGATCTCGGTAAAAGAGGCACCTGTTCTGGTTACATTGCGTGAAGTGTATAGTGCGATACAGCACTTTGGAATTCAGAAAGGACAATCGATAGTAGTTTATGGCAGTGGGACGGTAGCCATTGCTTTTGTTAAACTAATGCGGCTGCTCGGCATAGAGAACATCATTGCAGTTGTAAGAAGTGAAGAAAAGGGAAAGCTGCTTAGAAAGTTCGGTGCTGAAGTCGTAATTGATAGTTCTATAGGTTCGGTGAAGAAACAATTGCTAAAAAATAATTCCCAGGGAGTAGACTTTGTTTTGGATGCTGTTGGATCTGAAGCAGTAATCAACGAAGGTCTATCACTACTAAAAGATCGTGGTGAAGTGCTCTGCTACGGGGTACCCAAATCGACTGCATTGAAACTTAATCTAGAAGATGTTCCTTATAATTGGAATATTAATTTTCAGCAGATGCCTAGGAAAGAAGAAGAAGGAGCTTGTCACGAACAAATCATCCAGTGGGTAGATGAAGGAAAGATTATACTCTCGGATTTTATATTCGCCACTTATCCTTTTGAACAGATTACGGAAGCGTTCGAAGATTACCTTACAGGAAAGACAAATAAGAAAATCATTATCACTTATTGA
- a CDS encoding zinc-binding dehydrogenase, protein MKQALMTEPAKIIFQEVEVPEIGPKQVKLKMQRIGICGSDIHVFHGKHPYTTFPVVQGHEVSGEVVQLGSEVTKVNKGQKVTVQPQVVCGECFPCQNGMYHVCEELKVMGFQTTGMASDFFVVDEDKLTILPDSIGWDEGAMIEPLAVAVHAVKRVHSVDGKNVLVIGGGPIGNLVAQTAKALGAKKVVVAELSTTRLQMAEVCGIETINSNEEQLAEGILRQFGEEKSDVIFECVGSSFTVAQAIEVARKGSTVVVVGVVSDLTKVNMGYVQDHELTVLGSAMYQSIDFDQAVELILKSRIKLTELISDRFPFEDYLKAYEIIEVNKDKVMKVMIDMD, encoded by the coding sequence ATGAAACAAGCCTTAATGACAGAACCGGCAAAAATTATTTTCCAGGAAGTAGAAGTGCCAGAAATCGGTCCAAAACAAGTAAAACTGAAAATGCAAAGAATTGGTATATGTGGATCTGACATTCATGTATTTCATGGTAAACACCCCTACACAACTTTCCCGGTAGTTCAAGGACACGAAGTTTCTGGAGAAGTCGTGCAATTGGGTTCAGAAGTTACAAAAGTAAACAAAGGTCAGAAAGTTACTGTTCAACCTCAAGTAGTTTGTGGTGAGTGCTTCCCATGTCAAAATGGAATGTATCATGTTTGTGAGGAACTAAAGGTTATGGGCTTCCAAACAACTGGAATGGCCTCTGACTTTTTTGTTGTCGATGAAGATAAGCTAACTATTCTCCCAGACTCAATTGGTTGGGACGAAGGTGCTATGATTGAGCCACTTGCGGTAGCGGTACATGCAGTTAAACGTGTTCATTCTGTTGATGGTAAAAACGTTCTCGTTATTGGTGGAGGACCAATCGGAAACCTGGTTGCTCAGACAGCAAAAGCACTAGGAGCTAAAAAAGTGGTTGTAGCAGAGTTGAGTACTACTAGACTTCAGATGGCTGAAGTATGTGGTATTGAAACGATTAACAGTAATGAGGAGCAGTTAGCAGAGGGTATCCTACGTCAATTTGGAGAGGAAAAATCAGATGTCATTTTTGAATGCGTAGGCTCGAGCTTTACAGTTGCACAAGCAATTGAAGTGGCACGTAAAGGAAGCACAGTTGTTGTGGTAGGTGTTGTATCTGACCTTACTAAAGTGAATATGGGTTATGTGCAGGATCATGAGCTTACTGTACTAGGAAGTGCTATGTATCAATCTATTGATTTCGACCAAGCGGTTGAACTGATCCTTAAAAGCAGGATCAAACTAACTGAATTAATTTCTGATAGATTCCCATTCGAAGATTATTTAAAAGCTTACGAAATTATTGAAGTCAACAAAGACAAAGTGATGAAGGTTATGATAGACATGGACTAA